The following proteins are co-located in the Heliorestis convoluta genome:
- the addA gene encoding helicase-exonuclease AddAB subunit AddA, protein MLQRESRWTDEQWQAITARRSNLLVAAAAGAGKTAVLVERIIGYIREGLDVDRLLVLTFTNAAAAEMRERIREAVTKALHQEPENGHLRRQLVLLNRASITTLHSYCLELVRKHYYRLELDPSFRIADETESALLQQDGLDQVFEDFYDKIGAGIVEQEKADAFDRLLDAYGSDRDDSALQEVVRKLYERAQSQPQPFTWLQQIVNLFDQVQQQSIDDIPWFALLREDLAMDLEALAQELAGALALCQAPGPYHYEEIVQEELHQLQDLQQACKKSWLSLYEGFVHLAFKRLPSKRVQVDEARKEEVKAKRNHCKDKLRDMEKKYFSRHPNEMVKELEKLGPEMALFVELTLDFANSYQARKEEKRLLDFNDLEHKCLALLSEEVDSGLWKPSPIAKELSKHYVEVLVDEYQDINRVQETILEFLSQENRFMVGDVKQSIYRFRLAEPSLFLQKYGAFQPYEEAVLEKEKGGRKIDLAKNFRSRANILEGVNFLFQHIMTAYAGEMTYDEKAFLQSGAFYPQDSTHLGDGPIEFYLLQNKEDQEGSDEEAERTGVEGQEEALGDERNDDGFDEKVELERTQLEARLIGRRIEQLVASEYVYDKEKGTYRQATYLDIVILLRATKGRANVFVDEFRAMEIPAYAEVGSGYFEATEVSVMMALLKVIDNPSQDIPLAATLRSPLFRFTAAELATLRLYEQEGAFYEALLAYSREGGNEASLSDALLGKVLSFLQKLEKWRTLARSGPLATLIWQIYGETGFYDYVGAMVGGHQRQANLRAFYSRALQFEKTSFRGLFRFLRFIERLQDQGGDFGTARALGEKENVVRIMSIHKSKGLEFPIVFVPSLGNRFNLREGKQKLLLHKELGLGPLVLQPEGRYHYPSIAKLAIERKIYKETLAEEMRVLYVAVTRAKEKLILVGTVADRVKTAQKWCQQEVELGKPLADQNLLRASSFLDWIGPVLAAHPDGQIIKKWAEGAQDEQGAKQASGEEEVGREIARSTMSKPWMNSCWSLYYSTSRDFHQSNRTTVAEEKEQAQDKLSLQEKIEKVRAFEPFTNSEDLSPYLQWNYGYEAKAGLPVKVSISQLKNWFTRPEEPGFVDEKTLLPERQSNSLEMYFQERPQFLQKKSALSGSERGSAIHLVMQHIALAGDLSLSAIGRQIDDLVLREVLRKEQRQALSDQEIYQFFQSPLGKRLLSASTVLREVPFSLALPLPEFEAFIRSCPEAREVGRIQRGHKVVQGEEDGKGEKIVLQGVIDCLFEEKGQWILLDYKSDRQKNPDQELWLQEMKRKYRSQLDWYERALVEAWSQKPQERHIYFFSIGKALQI, encoded by the coding sequence ATGTTACAGCGAGAGAGTCGGTGGACTGATGAGCAGTGGCAGGCTATTACAGCGCGCCGTTCTAACTTGTTGGTAGCGGCTGCCGCTGGTGCGGGTAAGACGGCTGTGCTTGTAGAACGAATTATTGGCTACATTCGAGAAGGCCTTGATGTCGATCGCTTGCTCGTTCTGACTTTTACCAATGCAGCCGCCGCAGAGATGAGAGAACGGATTCGAGAGGCTGTAACGAAAGCACTTCATCAAGAACCAGAAAATGGACACCTGCGGCGACAACTGGTCCTGCTCAACAGAGCTTCTATTACGACACTTCACTCCTATTGCTTGGAGTTGGTACGAAAGCACTATTATCGCTTAGAGCTAGACCCTTCTTTTCGCATTGCTGATGAGACAGAAAGTGCCTTGTTGCAACAAGATGGGCTTGATCAAGTCTTTGAAGATTTTTATGACAAGATAGGTGCAGGTATTGTAGAACAAGAGAAAGCAGACGCTTTTGACCGACTTTTAGATGCCTACGGCAGCGATCGGGATGACAGTGCCTTGCAAGAAGTGGTTCGTAAGCTCTATGAACGTGCGCAAAGCCAACCGCAACCTTTTACTTGGTTACAGCAGATTGTCAATCTTTTTGACCAGGTGCAGCAGCAATCGATTGATGATATACCTTGGTTTGCCCTGTTGCGTGAAGATCTGGCCATGGATTTAGAAGCCTTGGCCCAGGAACTAGCAGGAGCGCTCGCTCTTTGCCAAGCACCAGGGCCTTATCACTATGAAGAAATTGTGCAAGAGGAATTGCATCAGCTTCAAGATTTGCAGCAAGCTTGTAAAAAATCTTGGCTCTCTTTATACGAGGGCTTTGTTCATCTTGCTTTCAAGAGATTGCCGAGTAAGAGAGTTCAAGTAGACGAAGCGCGGAAAGAAGAAGTTAAAGCAAAGAGAAACCATTGTAAAGACAAGCTACGGGATATGGAGAAAAAATACTTTTCTCGCCATCCCAATGAGATGGTGAAAGAGCTAGAGAAGCTAGGGCCAGAGATGGCGTTGTTCGTGGAACTAACCTTAGATTTTGCCAATTCCTATCAAGCGCGAAAGGAAGAAAAGCGTCTTCTTGACTTTAACGATCTAGAACATAAATGCCTTGCTTTGCTCAGCGAGGAAGTAGATTCTGGCCTCTGGAAGCCTTCACCGATTGCGAAAGAGCTATCGAAACATTACGTGGAAGTTCTTGTCGATGAATATCAAGATATCAATCGGGTACAAGAAACTATCTTAGAGTTTTTGTCTCAAGAGAACCGCTTTATGGTCGGTGATGTCAAGCAAAGCATCTATCGCTTTCGTCTCGCAGAGCCCAGTCTTTTCCTTCAAAAGTACGGTGCTTTTCAACCTTATGAAGAGGCAGTGTTAGAGAAGGAAAAGGGCGGTAGAAAAATTGATCTGGCGAAAAATTTTCGCAGTCGCGCCAATATACTAGAGGGTGTTAACTTTCTTTTTCAGCACATTATGACAGCCTATGCTGGTGAAATGACGTATGATGAAAAGGCGTTTCTACAAAGTGGAGCTTTTTATCCCCAGGATTCCACCCATCTTGGTGACGGACCCATTGAATTCTACTTGCTTCAGAACAAAGAAGATCAAGAAGGGTCTGATGAGGAAGCAGAAAGGACTGGTGTTGAGGGGCAAGAAGAAGCTCTTGGCGATGAAAGAAATGATGATGGCTTTGATGAAAAGGTTGAGCTGGAGCGTACACAGCTAGAGGCACGCCTGATCGGCCGTCGCATTGAACAGTTGGTCGCATCGGAGTATGTCTATGACAAAGAAAAGGGCACGTACCGGCAAGCGACCTATCTAGATATTGTAATTTTACTGCGCGCTACGAAAGGCCGGGCCAATGTGTTTGTTGATGAGTTCCGCGCTATGGAAATTCCTGCTTATGCGGAAGTCGGTTCTGGCTATTTTGAAGCAACGGAAGTGTCCGTTATGATGGCCTTATTAAAAGTGATCGACAATCCTAGCCAGGATATTCCTCTTGCGGCCACTTTACGGTCCCCTCTTTTTCGCTTTACGGCAGCGGAACTGGCCACGTTACGACTGTACGAACAAGAGGGTGCCTTCTATGAGGCCTTGCTTGCTTATTCCCGAGAAGGAGGAAACGAGGCCTCCCTCTCTGATGCGCTTCTGGGGAAGGTTCTTTCTTTTTTACAAAAGCTAGAAAAATGGCGCACCCTGGCTCGAAGCGGACCTCTAGCAACCTTGATTTGGCAGATCTATGGAGAAACAGGCTTTTACGATTATGTTGGAGCAATGGTGGGCGGACACCAGAGACAAGCCAATTTAAGAGCCTTTTATTCTCGGGCTTTACAGTTTGAAAAGACAAGTTTTCGCGGTTTGTTTCGCTTTTTGCGCTTTATCGAGCGACTGCAAGATCAAGGTGGCGACTTCGGAACAGCACGAGCTCTTGGGGAAAAAGAGAATGTTGTGCGAATTATGTCCATTCATAAGAGCAAAGGGCTGGAATTTCCCATTGTTTTTGTCCCTTCTCTGGGCAATCGTTTTAACCTAAGAGAGGGCAAACAAAAGCTCTTGCTGCATAAAGAGTTGGGCCTAGGCCCTCTTGTTCTACAACCAGAAGGGCGCTATCACTATCCTTCGATAGCAAAACTGGCCATTGAACGAAAGATTTATAAAGAGACCTTGGCTGAAGAGATGCGCGTTCTCTATGTGGCTGTAACGAGAGCGAAAGAAAAACTGATTCTGGTAGGAACTGTGGCCGATCGTGTAAAAACAGCGCAAAAGTGGTGTCAACAAGAGGTAGAACTGGGCAAACCCTTGGCCGATCAGAATCTGTTGCGGGCTTCTAGCTTTCTTGACTGGATAGGACCGGTTCTAGCAGCGCACCCTGATGGCCAGATTATTAAGAAGTGGGCAGAAGGAGCACAAGATGAACAGGGAGCGAAGCAAGCATCTGGAGAAGAGGAAGTAGGGAGGGAGATAGCCAGAAGTACTATGAGCAAGCCTTGGATGAATTCTTGCTGGTCTCTTTATTACAGTACTTCTCGCGATTTTCACCAGTCCAACAGGACAACAGTTGCTGAAGAGAAAGAGCAGGCTCAAGATAAGCTTTCTCTTCAAGAAAAGATAGAAAAAGTCCGAGCCTTTGAACCTTTTACAAATAGTGAGGACCTAAGCCCCTATCTGCAGTGGAACTATGGCTATGAGGCAAAAGCAGGCTTGCCTGTAAAAGTGTCGATCAGCCAATTGAAAAACTGGTTTACCCGCCCGGAAGAACCTGGTTTTGTCGATGAGAAGACTCTACTTCCAGAAAGGCAAAGCAACTCTTTGGAAATGTACTTTCAAGAGCGGCCTCAATTTTTGCAGAAAAAAAGCGCTCTTTCAGGCTCTGAAAGAGGCTCGGCCATTCACCTGGTGATGCAGCATATCGCGCTGGCAGGAGATCTATCACTGTCTGCGATTGGTCGACAAATTGATGATCTTGTTCTTCGAGAAGTGCTTCGTAAAGAGCAGCGACAAGCCCTTTCGGATCAAGAGATTTATCAGTTTTTCCAAAGCCCTTTAGGGAAGCGACTTCTTTCTGCTTCTACGGTTCTGCGCGAAGTGCCCTTTAGCTTGGCTTTGCCTCTCCCTGAATTCGAAGCCTTTATTCGATCTTGTCCAGAGGCGCGAGAAGTAGGAAGGATACAGAGAGGTCATAAGGTGGTACAAGGCGAAGAAGATGGAAAAGGTGAAAAGATTGTGCTACAAGGTGTGATTGACTGTCTTTTTGAAGAAAAGGGTCAATGGATCTTACTCGACTATAAATCGGATCGGCAAAAAAACCCTGATCAAGAGCTGTGGTTGCAAGAGATGAAGCGAAAGTATCGTTCCCAACTTGATTGGTACGAAAGAGCTTTGGTCGAAGCGTGGAGCCAGAAGCCACAGGAGCGACATATCTACTTTTTCTCCATTGGAAAAGCGTTGCAAATATAA
- a CDS encoding peroxiredoxin encodes MTAELEIGQAAPDFTRPASDGNDFTLSALRGQGVVLFFYSKNNTAGCTKEAVEFRDLYEEFKALNKVIVGISRDTPSSHQKFIVKHDLPFLLVSDEDRSVSALYQVLKEKTMYGKKTIGVERSTFVIDSDGSLSHIFRKVKAAGHAQQVLRTLQGQA; translated from the coding sequence ATGACAGCTGAACTCGAGATAGGTCAAGCGGCGCCTGACTTTACGCGGCCTGCTTCCGACGGTAACGACTTTACTTTAAGCGCCTTGCGCGGGCAAGGTGTGGTGCTCTTCTTTTATTCTAAAAATAACACAGCAGGCTGTACCAAAGAAGCTGTAGAATTTCGTGACCTTTACGAAGAGTTTAAAGCTCTTAATAAAGTCATTGTAGGCATTAGCCGAGATACCCCTTCCTCCCATCAGAAGTTTATCGTCAAGCATGATCTTCCTTTTTTGCTTGTTAGCGATGAAGACCGTTCCGTTAGCGCTCTCTACCAGGTTCTCAAAGAGAAGACCATGTATGGTAAGAAGACTATCGGGGTAGAACGCTCTACTTTTGTGATCGATTCTGACGGTTCTCTTTCGCATATCTTTCGCAAAGTGAAAGCTGCCGGGCATGCCCAGCAAGTATTGAGAACGCTACAAGGGCAAGCATAA
- a CDS encoding sugar phosphate isomerase/epimerase family protein, whose amino-acid sequence MVLKRKRIFVSTLSLRDKEDLKKCMDEEIGIEIFAERPCWRDPESDFEQTKEWLRHYKGPRSLHAPFYDLNLASENHPAIREISLDTYKDFLQIAVELQCDHVTIHPNASSTQIFDTTLARQRIKQALSLLAGKAHRLGIPLAIENIGHGDGEIFGQEAYIALLQEQVAAQALLDVGHAHINGWDIPSVIRRLGTKLAGLHLHDNDGHSDLHLPIGKGTIEWEPIWQALAESTASPALILEYNNAVPVEVILEAVYRLRKLPFFDGES is encoded by the coding sequence ATGGTCTTAAAGAGGAAACGTATCTTTGTAAGTACGCTTTCATTACGGGACAAAGAGGATCTAAAAAAGTGCATGGATGAAGAGATTGGTATCGAAATCTTTGCCGAGAGACCTTGTTGGCGAGACCCAGAATCGGATTTTGAGCAGACGAAGGAATGGCTGCGACACTATAAGGGACCACGGAGTCTTCATGCACCTTTTTATGATCTGAATCTTGCTTCAGAGAACCACCCTGCGATTCGTGAAATATCGCTTGATACATACAAAGATTTTTTGCAAATTGCTGTGGAGTTACAATGCGATCATGTGACGATTCATCCCAATGCAAGTTCAACGCAAATCTTTGATACAACGTTAGCAAGACAGCGAATTAAGCAAGCCTTGTCTTTGTTAGCAGGCAAAGCCCATCGATTGGGAATTCCATTGGCCATTGAAAATATAGGTCATGGAGACGGGGAGATTTTTGGTCAAGAAGCCTATATCGCTTTACTGCAAGAGCAGGTAGCTGCACAAGCTTTGCTCGATGTAGGGCATGCTCACATTAACGGTTGGGATATTCCCTCTGTGATTCGTCGTCTAGGAACGAAGCTCGCAGGCTTGCATCTTCATGACAATGATGGCCATTCTGATCTACATCTTCCCATCGGAAAAGGGACGATTGAATGGGAACCGATATGGCAAGCCTTAGCCGAAAGTACCGCATCGCCAGCCTTGATTTTGGAGTATAATAATGCTGTTCCAGTTGAGGTTATTTTAGAAGCGGTATATAGGTTGAGAAAACTGCCATTCTTTGATGGGGAAAGTTAA
- the nifV gene encoding homocitrate synthase, whose translation MAKKDIIIVDTTLRDGEQTAGVVFANKEKIRIARMLDDLGVHQIEAGIPVMGGDEKQAIKDIVKLGLKASIMGWNRAVISDIQHSVDCGCDAVAISISTSDIHIQYKLQTSREWVLESMIKATEFAKSQGMYISVNAEDASRSDLEFLIQFATEAKKAGADRIRYCDTVGILEPFVIYERIKKLREAVDIDVEMHTHDDFGLATANALAGVKAGATHVGVTVNGLGERAGNAALEEVVMALKHIEGIDLGFKTNKFHEVCDYVARASGRFLPSWKAIVGTNMFAHESGIHADGAMKNPQTYEVITPEEVGLERQIVIGKHSGTASIKAKFRQFEIDITEEQAAKILEKVRTAAVELKRTLFDKEIMYVYEELYGYPDH comes from the coding sequence TTGGCTAAAAAAGACATCATTATTGTAGACACAACCCTGCGTGACGGGGAGCAAACAGCTGGTGTAGTTTTTGCGAACAAAGAAAAAATCCGTATTGCTAGAATGCTTGATGATCTAGGAGTACATCAGATTGAAGCTGGTATTCCTGTCATGGGCGGCGACGAAAAGCAGGCTATCAAGGACATTGTGAAACTAGGCCTTAAGGCTAGTATTATGGGCTGGAACCGTGCAGTTATTTCTGACATCCAACATTCTGTTGACTGTGGTTGTGATGCTGTAGCGATTTCTATCTCTACATCTGATATCCATATTCAATACAAGTTGCAGACTTCAAGAGAATGGGTTCTAGAATCCATGATCAAGGCAACAGAGTTTGCCAAGTCCCAGGGCATGTACATCTCTGTAAATGCCGAAGATGCTTCTCGCTCTGATCTTGAATTCCTGATTCAGTTCGCTACGGAAGCGAAAAAAGCAGGTGCTGATCGGATTCGTTATTGCGATACAGTAGGTATCTTAGAGCCTTTCGTAATTTATGAGAGAATTAAGAAGTTACGTGAAGCTGTAGATATTGATGTTGAGATGCACACTCACGATGACTTTGGTCTTGCAACTGCAAACGCTTTAGCCGGCGTAAAAGCAGGCGCAACTCATGTGGGTGTTACTGTGAATGGTCTCGGTGAGCGTGCTGGTAACGCAGCTTTAGAAGAAGTTGTTATGGCTCTTAAGCATATTGAAGGTATTGACCTCGGCTTCAAGACGAACAAGTTCCATGAAGTTTGTGATTATGTAGCTCGCGCGTCTGGTCGCTTCTTACCGTCTTGGAAAGCTATCGTTGGCACGAACATGTTTGCCCATGAATCAGGTATTCATGCTGACGGCGCCATGAAGAACCCACAGACTTATGAAGTTATTACACCGGAAGAAGTCGGTCTGGAGCGCCAGATCGTCATTGGTAAGCACTCCGGTACTGCATCCATTAAAGCAAAATTCCGTCAGTTCGAGATCGATATCACAGAAGAGCAAGCTGCTAAAATTCTGGAAAAAGTCCGGACTGCTGCTGTTGAGCTAAAGCGTACTCTCTTTGATAAAGAGATTATGTATGTTTATGAAGAGCTTTACGGCTATCCTGATCACTAG
- a CDS encoding carbohydrate-binding protein produces the protein MSNLKYSNFSADNRLEVMSQNTYSGGVRVDPLPITAGQEITVFYSGMLNDSGADQVYLHTGYGQSDQWNSVNDHRMEKVGWGWAKVIPVEQSGNLHLCFHDSAQNWDNNAGVNWTFQVHNG, from the coding sequence GTGTCCAATCTGAAGTATAGTAATTTCAGTGCTGATAATCGTTTAGAAGTCATGAGCCAAAACACCTATTCTGGTGGTGTGCGCGTCGATCCTCTTCCGATTACAGCAGGGCAAGAGATCACCGTCTTCTATTCCGGTATGTTAAATGATAGTGGAGCGGATCAAGTCTATTTACACACAGGCTATGGTCAATCAGACCAATGGAACAGTGTAAACGATCATCGTATGGAAAAGGTAGGCTGGGGATGGGCGAAAGTGATACCGGTTGAACAAAGCGGCAATCTTCATCTATGTTTCCACGATTCGGCTCAGAACTGGGATAACAACGCCGGCGTAAACTGGACCTTCCAGGTGCACAACGGGTAA